From the genome of Muricauda sp. SCSIO 64092, one region includes:
- a CDS encoding SusC/RagA family TonB-linked outer membrane protein, translated as MKITLLKSLLLLGAFVCFGAVQAQTVTGTVSDASGPLPGASVVVKGTTNGTQTDFDGNYTLDGVDSNATLVFSYIGYATQEVAVNGQTTISVTLQEDAQALDEVVIIGYGQTTVKDATGAVASVTAEDFNGGVISSPEQLIQGKTAGVQITQSSGEPGAGIALRIRGTGSVRANNSPLFVIDGVPVTNEEVSASGSDLGTGTSGSRNPLNFLNPNDIESMSILKDASATAIYGSRGANGVVIITTKSGKGAGANGQWSYTSNLNIAEVRETYDLLNTEEFIDRGGANLGGATDWQDFIYRTTASTDNNLSYALNYGKGNVRATFGYAKQFGIIEDTDLERLTGRINANHRFLDDKLRVGLQATISRINDRAPFVSRTSGSTGDLLAAALYSNPTLPANPDISVAPDRNPANLLAYYQDLANTNRFLGNLSLEYSFTDELSAKLNLGYDASDSERSQVVGPQILGLENGAPNNGRAALNNLETENRLVELTVNYTKEFENSSLDALVGYSFQDFNRQGQNILGQGFGSSDLNEIASLNQRAFEATRNLASGYQAYGIGTFEDDTEDIGDQFRILNLFPAPNITTQDVPNIPADVLTVDTFDFTDELQSFFGRVNYTLYDKYLFTATIRADGSSRFGGNNQYGYFPSAAFAWKLNEEDFVNEDTFSTLKLRLSWGITGNQDGIGFGNFANRTRWGRFNAPTLDITENSQITTPATRSVAFENPDLKWEETTQYALGIDFGFANDRFNGSIDLYRRETRDILLNLPAVQPANEPFSFQNVDGTIINQGIEVGLDYDIVNGEDFYWNANFNIAYNDNEFTDYDGPTIEAGQVFGQGLSNAFVQVLTNGRSLFTYNLRNVDADLNVETDPSIQEESGLPTVNAGFSTNASYKNWDASLFFSGQFGFYVYNNTANALFATTQIGSRNNLQSVVDGGAVPSSQNPSTFFLEKGDFVRLQTASIGYNVPLSGDGALKSMRLSLTGQNLLLITDYSGPDPEVSTSDVPAVTGGIPSASIDYLAYPRPRTVSLGVNVTF; from the coding sequence ATGAAGATTACGCTACTTAAAAGCCTGCTGCTTTTGGGCGCCTTTGTGTGCTTTGGAGCAGTCCAGGCACAGACGGTAACGGGTACGGTTTCAGACGCAAGTGGCCCCTTGCCAGGGGCTAGTGTTGTTGTGAAAGGTACCACAAATGGTACCCAAACCGATTTTGATGGTAATTATACCCTGGATGGTGTGGACAGCAACGCCACTTTGGTATTCAGTTACATTGGCTATGCCACACAAGAAGTGGCAGTTAACGGTCAAACAACAATCTCCGTAACCTTACAGGAAGATGCGCAAGCACTTGATGAGGTAGTCATCATTGGTTATGGCCAAACTACGGTTAAAGATGCCACTGGTGCCGTAGCATCTGTAACTGCCGAAGATTTTAATGGAGGTGTTATTTCATCACCCGAACAGCTGATCCAAGGTAAAACCGCAGGGGTCCAGATTACACAAAGTAGTGGTGAACCCGGTGCAGGAATCGCCCTTAGGATTAGGGGTACGGGTTCGGTACGGGCCAATAACAGTCCATTATTTGTGATTGACGGTGTACCGGTTACCAATGAAGAGGTATCTGCTTCGGGTTCTGATCTTGGAACAGGTACAAGTGGGTCCAGAAACCCTTTGAATTTCTTGAACCCCAATGATATTGAGAGCATGAGTATCTTAAAGGATGCCTCCGCAACTGCGATATATGGTTCCAGGGGAGCCAATGGGGTCGTCATTATCACCACAAAATCCGGTAAGGGAGCCGGTGCAAATGGTCAGTGGAGTTACACCTCTAACCTTAATATAGCTGAGGTCCGAGAGACCTATGATCTTTTGAACACGGAAGAGTTTATTGATAGAGGTGGGGCAAACTTAGGAGGTGCCACGGACTGGCAGGATTTTATCTACAGGACAACAGCTTCCACCGACAACAATCTTTCCTATGCCTTAAATTATGGTAAAGGTAATGTGCGTGCCACTTTTGGGTATGCCAAACAGTTCGGTATCATAGAAGATACCGATTTGGAACGGCTTACCGGTCGGATTAATGCGAATCACCGTTTCTTGGATGACAAGCTACGAGTGGGGTTACAGGCCACAATTTCCAGAATCAATGACCGGGCGCCATTTGTCAGTAGGACTTCAGGAAGTACGGGAGACTTGTTGGCCGCTGCTTTGTACTCCAACCCAACCTTACCGGCAAATCCTGATATCAGTGTTGCACCCGATAGAAATCCAGCGAACCTTTTGGCCTACTATCAGGATCTTGCAAATACCAACAGGTTTTTAGGGAACCTTTCTTTGGAGTATAGCTTTACGGATGAGTTGTCCGCAAAGCTCAATCTGGGGTACGACGCCTCGGATTCTGAGCGTAGTCAAGTAGTTGGACCTCAAATTTTAGGCCTGGAAAATGGTGCGCCCAACAATGGGCGTGCTGCTTTAAATAATCTAGAAACGGAAAACCGATTGGTTGAATTGACGGTGAATTATACCAAGGAATTTGAGAATTCCAGCCTGGATGCTTTAGTAGGATATTCCTTTCAGGACTTCAACAGACAGGGCCAAAACATTCTAGGTCAAGGCTTCGGATCTTCCGATTTGAATGAAATTGCCTCATTAAACCAAAGGGCTTTTGAGGCTACGAGAAATTTGGCAAGCGGATATCAGGCCTATGGTATCGGTACTTTCGAAGATGATACGGAGGATATCGGTGATCAATTCAGGATATTGAATTTATTTCCAGCTCCAAACATTACCACACAGGATGTACCCAACATTCCTGCAGATGTGCTTACTGTAGACACATTTGATTTTACCGATGAATTGCAGTCCTTTTTTGGTAGGGTCAATTACACGCTCTATGACAAATACCTGTTTACAGCTACCATCAGGGCGGATGGATCCTCAAGATTTGGGGGCAACAATCAGTATGGATATTTCCCTTCGGCAGCTTTTGCCTGGAAACTTAATGAAGAGGACTTTGTGAATGAAGATACTTTTTCAACCCTTAAATTACGTTTGAGTTGGGGTATTACCGGTAATCAAGACGGTATTGGTTTTGGAAATTTTGCCAATAGGACCAGATGGGGAAGATTTAATGCCCCAACCCTGGATATTACGGAAAATTCACAAATTACAACGCCGGCCACCCGTTCTGTTGCCTTTGAAAATCCTGATTTGAAATGGGAAGAGACGACGCAGTATGCCTTGGGTATCGATTTTGGATTTGCCAACGATCGTTTTAACGGTTCCATTGACCTTTATAGGAGGGAAACCCGTGATATCCTATTGAACCTTCCCGCCGTACAGCCTGCAAACGAACCTTTTTCATTTCAAAATGTAGACGGCACCATTATCAACCAAGGGATTGAAGTTGGATTGGACTATGACATTGTTAACGGGGAAGATTTCTACTGGAATGCCAATTTCAACATTGCGTATAACGATAATGAGTTTACCGATTATGACGGTCCCACAATAGAAGCTGGACAAGTTTTCGGTCAAGGCTTATCCAATGCTTTTGTGCAGGTTCTGACCAATGGAAGGTCGCTCTTTACCTATAATTTACGAAACGTGGATGCCGACCTGAATGTAGAAACCGATCCCAGCATCCAAGAAGAATCAGGCCTACCTACAGTAAATGCCGGTTTCTCAACCAATGCGTCTTACAAGAACTGGGATGCTTCCCTTTTCTTCTCAGGACAGTTTGGTTTTTATGTCTACAACAATACCGCCAATGCGCTTTTTGCCACTACTCAAATCGGTAGTAGGAACAATCTGCAAAGTGTTGTGGACGGTGGGGCTGTTCCTTCCAGTCAAAATCCAAGTACTTTCTTTTTGGAAAAGGGTGACTTTGTAAGGTTACAAACTGCTTCAATAGGTTATAATGTACCTTTAAGTGGCGATGGAGCCCTTAAGAGCATGAGATTAAGCCTTACAGGTCAAAATTTACTATTGATTACGGATTACAGTGGACCTGATCCAGAGGTAAGTACCTCTGATGTTCCTGCGGTTACGGGGGGTATTCCTTCCGCATCCATAGATTATTTAGCGTATCCCAGACCAAGAACCGTTAGTCTGGGTGTAAATGTTACCTTTTAA
- a CDS encoding LacI family DNA-binding transcriptional regulator encodes MKQKITLKHIAKELDVSISTVSKALKNSEEISRDTKEKIQAFAKLYNYKPNNIAISLKNKRTKNIGVIIPDIVHHFFTTVIRGIENYANAKGYNVIVCLSDESFDKEVINMEMLANGSIDGFIMSLSAGTEKKKDFNHLKEVTEQGIPMVLFDRVTSEINCDKVLIDDIQGAYVATKKLLDEGRRKIALLTTEDFFSVSMNRNKGYRKALKDFGLEVNPDLVLKLPFMDIDEAKIEEFLNQIEPDAILSVNEIFGIYGMRVVQRKGLNVPKDISIIGFTDGLLAKHANPSITSVAQHGELMGETAAKMLIEKVESESEEETYRTEILQPTLIERESTLNQV; translated from the coding sequence TTGAAGCAAAAAATAACCCTAAAACATATTGCAAAGGAATTGGATGTTTCCATCTCCACAGTATCAAAGGCATTGAAAAATAGTGAGGAGATCAGTAGGGATACCAAGGAAAAGATCCAGGCCTTTGCCAAGCTTTACAATTACAAACCCAATAATATTGCCATTAGTTTAAAAAACAAGAGAACCAAAAACATTGGGGTCATCATTCCAGATATTGTCCATCACTTTTTTACCACGGTCATTAGGGGTATTGAGAATTATGCCAATGCCAAGGGGTACAATGTGATCGTCTGCCTCTCCGACGAGTCCTTTGATAAAGAAGTCATCAATATGGAAATGTTGGCCAATGGAAGTATTGATGGGTTTATAATGTCACTTTCGGCAGGAACCGAGAAAAAAAAGGACTTTAACCATTTAAAGGAAGTCACCGAGCAAGGTATTCCCATGGTGCTCTTTGACCGGGTTACCAGTGAAATCAATTGTGATAAAGTCTTGATAGACGATATTCAAGGGGCTTATGTAGCGACCAAAAAACTATTGGACGAAGGACGTCGCAAAATTGCATTGCTTACTACGGAAGACTTTTTTAGTGTGAGTATGAACAGGAATAAAGGCTATAGGAAAGCACTAAAGGATTTTGGTTTGGAAGTCAACCCGGATTTGGTTTTAAAGTTGCCCTTTATGGATATTGATGAGGCAAAAATTGAGGAATTTCTAAATCAAATTGAACCGGATGCCATCTTAAGTGTTAATGAGATTTTTGGCATCTATGGTATGCGGGTAGTCCAACGAAAAGGGCTGAACGTTCCCAAGGACATCTCCATAATCGGTTTTACCGATGGGTTGTTGGCAAAACATGCCAATCCGAGCATTACTTCTGTTGCCCAACACGGGGAACTGATGGGCGAGACAGCAGCGAAAATGCTGATTGAAAAGGTTGAGAGTGAAAGCGAAGAAGAAACCTATAGGACAGAAATCCTGCAACCGACACTCATTGAACGCGAATCCACATTAAATCAAGTATAA
- a CDS encoding alpha-amylase family glycosyl hydrolase yields the protein MKLILRYFFFGLGTMVASAQTVSLSPNPFDRDQEITITVSNFNPQTEWDVSELYLWAWYFETNGTNAINPSDTGTDFNNSPETARFTNNGNGTYSYSFIPSVFYDATDIDRIGFLIKSQNGSRQTQDFLFDVGAFQLVLNAPTTSTVILEAGETLSIEAIIGQSANFSLLANGIQVDTQNGITTYSNTYVVNENTTFVLEATNGADTESVTFDALIRPTVTEEALPLGLLDGINLDPTDPTKATLVLFAPGKEFVHVIGNFNNWATNDTYLMKKDSAQDRFWLELTGLSPQTDHLFQYLVDLDITIADPYSTTILDEFNDGFIDDTTYPNLPEYPSGSTTQAVTLLRTGDPEFVWSDATLNFEKPKVTDLMVYELLIRDFDELHSFDAVRSRLDYLQDLGINAIELMPVSEFDGNDSWGYNPSFHMALDKYYGTPTAFKQFIEECHNRGMAVILDVVYNHGTGEHPYFRLWNTSGGGTGGVASSENPFFNAEPRHSFNVFNDFNHQSQATQDYVNRTIRYWIEEYRIDGFRWDLTKGFTQNCSASDDGCTNATQPDRIEVLKGYADTQWAMDEDFYVIFEHLGGIQEEEQWANYRLDEGKGILFWNKQTDPYNEATMGYHENGKSNFSGVSYQVKGFDIPAAISYMESHDEERLMFKNLEFGNSEGAYSVTDLDTALERLRTAGAFFFTIPGPKMIWQFGELGYEVSIDENGRTGRKPIRWEYLDNANRTAIYDTWADLIKLKLGEAIFETTDFSMDLSAPTGLKTIHLTDNSASGDAIKYITIIGNFGMVEQAINPNFQETGTWYDLLEKNSPLAVSNATEPISLAPGEFMVLADSPSEVMMDPNDLDGDGVPNANDLCPDTPLGATVDVSGCAIFTLPANNFTLSTTSESCRNSNNGQITVVAMEALDYTAILSGDATASQSFNDTTLFDNLSAGSYTVCITVAGEADYEQCFDVVITEPEDLSVSSKIDSEGKKATLSLKGGAVYEIVLNGQSYRTSENNITLTLSKSVNTLQVRTDISCQGVFEETIVLEGASVAYPNPLHSGELTIEMGKMANDSVSYEIFGIDGRLITNKTQKTTNGRLTIDMGQLPKGLYIINAKTSKKTHHFKITKQ from the coding sequence ATGAAGCTAATTCTACGCTATTTTTTCTTCGGGCTCGGAACAATGGTCGCCTCGGCCCAAACCGTTTCCCTATCCCCCAACCCCTTTGACAGAGACCAGGAAATCACAATCACCGTTTCCAATTTCAACCCACAAACCGAATGGGACGTTTCGGAACTATATCTCTGGGCCTGGTACTTTGAAACAAATGGAACAAACGCAATAAATCCCTCCGATACGGGAACAGACTTCAACAATTCCCCAGAAACGGCGCGTTTTACCAACAATGGCAATGGCACGTATTCCTACTCATTTATTCCCTCCGTTTTTTATGACGCTACGGATATTGATCGAATCGGGTTTTTGATAAAATCCCAGAACGGAAGTCGTCAAACGCAGGACTTTTTATTCGATGTGGGAGCCTTTCAATTGGTTTTGAACGCGCCAACCACCAGCACGGTGATACTGGAAGCCGGCGAAACATTGTCCATTGAGGCAATTATTGGTCAATCCGCCAATTTTTCCCTTCTCGCCAATGGCATACAAGTTGATACACAAAATGGCATTACTACGTACAGCAACACCTATGTGGTCAATGAAAACACAACTTTTGTATTGGAAGCCACCAATGGTGCGGATACCGAAAGTGTCACTTTTGATGCCCTTATACGGCCTACGGTAACCGAGGAAGCATTACCCTTGGGACTCCTTGATGGCATTAACCTAGACCCTACTGACCCAACCAAGGCCACTTTGGTACTTTTTGCCCCAGGCAAGGAATTTGTCCATGTTATTGGGAATTTTAACAATTGGGCAACCAATGACACCTATCTGATGAAAAAAGACAGTGCTCAAGACCGGTTTTGGCTTGAACTCACAGGCCTAAGCCCACAAACCGATCACCTGTTCCAATACTTGGTGGACTTGGACATCACTATTGCCGATCCATATTCCACCACCATTTTGGATGAGTTCAACGATGGTTTTATTGATGATACTACCTATCCCAACCTTCCGGAATACCCTTCGGGAAGTACCACCCAGGCCGTAACCTTATTACGAACGGGTGACCCGGAATTTGTGTGGTCCGATGCCACCCTGAATTTCGAAAAACCCAAAGTAACCGATTTGATGGTCTACGAACTCTTGATCCGTGATTTTGACGAGCTCCATAGTTTTGATGCCGTTCGCTCCAGACTGGATTACCTACAGGATTTGGGTATCAATGCCATTGAATTGATGCCCGTAAGTGAATTTGATGGCAATGATAGTTGGGGCTACAATCCATCATTCCATATGGCTTTGGACAAGTACTATGGAACACCAACGGCCTTTAAACAGTTTATAGAAGAATGCCATAATCGGGGCATGGCCGTTATCCTGGATGTGGTTTATAACCATGGTACCGGGGAGCATCCTTATTTCCGTTTATGGAATACCAGTGGTGGTGGTACTGGTGGGGTGGCCAGTTCGGAAAATCCTTTTTTTAACGCGGAACCCAGACACTCTTTCAACGTTTTCAACGATTTTAACCATCAATCCCAAGCTACCCAGGACTATGTGAACCGCACTATACGATATTGGATAGAGGAGTATAGGATAGATGGGTTTCGTTGGGACCTCACAAAGGGTTTTACCCAAAACTGTTCGGCCAGCGATGACGGCTGCACCAATGCCACACAGCCCGATCGAATTGAAGTGTTAAAGGGATATGCGGATACCCAGTGGGCGATGGATGAGGATTTTTATGTGATTTTTGAACACCTGGGTGGAATACAGGAAGAAGAACAATGGGCCAATTACCGTCTGGACGAAGGTAAAGGCATTCTTTTTTGGAACAAACAAACGGACCCCTATAATGAGGCTACCATGGGATATCATGAAAATGGAAAATCCAATTTTTCAGGAGTTTCCTATCAGGTCAAAGGATTTGATATTCCTGCTGCCATTTCCTATATGGAAAGTCATGATGAGGAACGTTTGATGTTCAAAAACCTGGAATTTGGGAACTCGGAAGGGGCGTATTCGGTAACCGACCTGGATACCGCATTGGAACGTCTACGGACGGCAGGAGCCTTTTTCTTTACGATTCCCGGCCCCAAAATGATATGGCAATTTGGAGAACTTGGTTATGAGGTCTCCATTGACGAAAATGGAAGAACCGGTAGAAAACCGATCCGTTGGGAGTATTTGGATAATGCCAATCGAACGGCAATTTATGATACCTGGGCAGACCTCATTAAATTGAAATTGGGTGAGGCTATCTTTGAAACCACCGACTTTAGCATGGATCTGAGTGCTCCAACAGGGTTGAAAACCATTCATTTAACGGACAACTCCGCCTCTGGGGATGCTATCAAGTACATTACTATTATCGGGAATTTTGGAATGGTCGAACAGGCCATCAATCCAAATTTTCAAGAGACGGGAACATGGTACGATCTTTTGGAGAAGAACAGTCCTTTAGCGGTAAGCAACGCAACTGAACCCATAAGTCTTGCTCCGGGTGAATTCATGGTTCTGGCGGACAGTCCGAGCGAGGTAATGATGGACCCAAATGATTTGGATGGTGATGGCGTTCCAAATGCCAATGACCTGTGTCCCGATACACCCCTGGGGGCAACTGTTGATGTCTCGGGGTGTGCCATTTTTACACTACCGGCCAATAACTTTACCTTAAGTACCACCAGTGAGAGCTGTCGTAACAGTAACAACGGTCAGATCACCGTGGTAGCCATGGAGGCCCTGGACTATACGGCCATCCTTTCCGGGGATGCCACTGCGAGCCAATCTTTTAACGATACTACTCTTTTTGACAATCTTTCGGCCGGTAGTTATACCGTTTGTATCACTGTGGCAGGGGAAGCCGATTATGAGCAATGCTTTGATGTGGTCATCACCGAGCCAGAAGATCTATCCGTAAGTTCAAAAATCGATTCCGAGGGTAAAAAAGCCACCCTATCACTTAAAGGTGGGGCGGTCTATGAGATTGTTTTAAACGGACAAAGCTATCGTACCTCCGAGAACAATATTACGTTGACCCTTTCAAAATCGGTGAATACGTTACAGGTCAGGACCGATATCAGTTGTCAGGGTGTTTTTGAGGAAACCATTGTTTTGGAAGGGGCATCCGTAGCTTATCCCAATCCCCTACATTCCGGGGAATTGACAATTGAAATGGGCAAAATGGCCAATGATTCCGTATCCTATGAAATTTTCGGAATCGATGGGCGATTGATTACAAATAAAACCCAAAAGACCACTAACGGTAGGCTAACCATTGATATGGGGCAATTGCCCAAAGGATTATATATAATCAATGCCAAGACGTCCAAAAAAACCCACCACTTTAAAATTACAAAACAATGA
- a CDS encoding SusE domain-containing protein, which translates to MKKIVKLLSPLTLLLLLFVGCEDDDPDLQVVPLQEDSFELIVPTITNINLNFTLPDNPAFTLSWNDVASNSATYTVEASAEETFASPITLGTTQNRTFTMTVAEFNPVVIGAGGEAFSPFILHMRVSNGAETTATVSYSVSAYTETPPEISDPDTGTELVLSSFDPAAIALTMQFNDPDFGEGDVVSVDYTLEFTLPDTNFEIIFTSTTTNERSLALTHDEINTIALGLGLTPEQAANVEVRLRAVIESESGMLERFSEAIMISLTPYDATYPFRDLFMVGNAVDVNNDGIANDMDWDNNGNNPPLFRDSNNANRYVFRGNFGGGLAFKALEIKGSWQPQWGLSGGNLTSSADLGSDPGVFPIPAEGYYEIELDIVNATYTATPYDASGATTYATIGIIGSATPGGWDADTDMTQAAFNPHLWFINDIALVDGEVKFRADDDWAVNWGGGVEFSSLGDTGNDNIPVSAETYDVWFNDLDGSYILIPNLND; encoded by the coding sequence ATGAAAAAAATAGTAAAGCTACTAAGTCCATTAACCCTATTGTTGCTCCTATTTGTTGGATGCGAGGACGATGATCCCGATTTACAGGTTGTCCCGCTGCAAGAGGATAGTTTTGAGCTCATTGTCCCAACGATAACCAACATTAACCTTAATTTTACGTTGCCGGACAATCCTGCATTTACGCTTTCGTGGAATGATGTTGCCTCCAATAGTGCAACGTATACCGTGGAGGCATCCGCAGAAGAAACATTTGCTTCACCAATTACGTTGGGAACTACCCAAAACAGGACTTTCACCATGACCGTGGCAGAATTCAACCCTGTTGTCATTGGAGCTGGAGGAGAGGCTTTTTCACCTTTTATCCTTCACATGAGGGTTTCCAATGGAGCTGAAACCACGGCAACCGTAAGTTATAGTGTATCGGCTTACACCGAGACCCCTCCCGAAATCTCAGATCCCGATACGGGTACTGAGCTAGTGCTGTCCAGTTTCGATCCTGCCGCCATTGCATTGACCATGCAGTTCAATGATCCCGATTTTGGGGAAGGCGACGTTGTAAGTGTGGACTATACTTTGGAATTTACGCTCCCAGACACCAATTTTGAAATCATTTTTACAAGTACCACCACCAATGAACGAAGCTTGGCACTTACCCACGATGAAATCAATACCATTGCCTTGGGCTTGGGATTGACACCGGAACAAGCAGCTAATGTAGAAGTTCGTTTACGGGCGGTAATAGAAAGTGAGTCCGGAATGTTGGAACGCTTTTCCGAAGCGATAATGATTTCCCTTACTCCCTATGATGCAACATATCCTTTTAGGGACCTTTTCATGGTAGGTAATGCGGTTGATGTCAATAATGATGGCATTGCCAATGATATGGACTGGGATAATAATGGCAACAATCCTCCTTTGTTTAGGGATTCCAATAATGCAAATAGGTATGTCTTTAGAGGCAATTTTGGTGGCGGATTGGCATTTAAAGCATTGGAAATCAAAGGTTCATGGCAACCTCAATGGGGTCTTTCCGGAGGAAACCTGACTTCTAGTGCTGATTTAGGCAGTGACCCCGGTGTGTTTCCCATCCCCGCCGAAGGCTATTATGAGATTGAACTCGATATTGTAAATGCTACCTATACCGCTACTCCCTATGATGCCAGTGGTGCCACCACTTACGCTACAATAGGAATTATTGGTAGTGCCACCCCCGGCGGTTGGGATGCCGATACCGACATGACGCAAGCGGCATTTAATCCACACCTTTGGTTCATCAATGATATTGCATTGGTGGATGGTGAGGTAAAGTTCAGGGCCGATGACGACTGGGCAGTGAACTGGGGCGGTGGAGTGGAATTCTCCAGCCTTGGTGACACAGGAAATGACAATATCCCGGTATCTGCTGAAACCTATGATGTTTGGTTCAACGATTTGGATGGAAGTTATATCCTTATTCCAAATTTAAACGACTAG
- a CDS encoding SusE domain-containing protein codes for MKQLKIAIVTFAVLIGLGACEDNAELVTVTPEDGSTLLEVDISTIELDRVNVTNPVITLVWDNASYSVQTPISYRLEFASDDTFTDPARSAVITSNSITLSVDEVNSFASSAGLPPFEWNNLFIRVASFLGSVPGSAATFSNAVSINILTYYNYPFVDHFLVGPASASGWNNNNNNAVMFRDANNPGRFKYTGLFNSGPLKFLELRGSWVPQYGEGEEGNLTYRSAENQDDPPAINNLESMDAGYYTFSVDVERLTFTLLPYEGALPTTLTSLTVNGSALAGEATLTQYEVEGETFDEYIWYIPSVRLIPGEFTFTANGSDVWGGTTLFSGVATPNGGSIPVDIEDDYEIWFNSITGEYHLIPINLSQS; via the coding sequence ATGAAACAATTAAAAATCGCAATAGTAACGTTTGCAGTCCTTATTGGACTGGGTGCTTGTGAAGACAATGCAGAATTGGTGACGGTTACTCCAGAAGATGGTTCAACATTATTGGAGGTAGATATCAGCACCATAGAACTGGACAGGGTAAATGTCACAAATCCTGTAATTACGTTGGTTTGGGATAATGCAAGCTATTCCGTACAGACCCCTATAAGCTATCGATTGGAGTTTGCCAGTGATGACACCTTTACGGATCCCGCTAGAAGCGCCGTAATTACATCCAATTCAATCACCCTATCGGTTGATGAAGTAAACTCCTTTGCCAGTTCCGCCGGCCTACCCCCCTTTGAATGGAACAATCTGTTCATAAGGGTAGCCTCATTTTTGGGAAGTGTCCCTGGATCGGCAGCTACTTTTTCCAACGCCGTTAGTATTAATATTTTAACCTATTACAATTACCCCTTTGTTGATCATTTCTTGGTTGGGCCGGCCAGTGCCTCTGGTTGGAACAACAATAACAACAATGCCGTAATGTTTAGGGATGCCAACAATCCTGGTCGGTTCAAATACACTGGGTTGTTTAATAGTGGTCCGTTGAAATTCTTGGAATTACGTGGGTCTTGGGTACCACAGTACGGTGAAGGAGAGGAGGGAAATCTCACTTACCGGTCAGCCGAAAATCAAGACGATCCACCTGCCATCAATAACTTGGAAAGTATGGACGCTGGATATTATACCTTCTCGGTAGATGTTGAAAGGCTCACTTTTACACTTTTGCCCTATGAAGGGGCACTCCCAACTACCCTAACCAGTTTAACCGTAAACGGTTCCGCCCTTGCTGGTGAGGCAACCCTGACACAATACGAGGTAGAAGGGGAAACATTTGATGAGTATATCTGGTACATTCCCAGTGTTCGTTTGATTCCTGGAGAATTTACGTTTACGGCCAACGGCAGTGATGTTTGGGGTGGAACCACCTTGTTCTCGGGAGTGGCAACACCCAACGGAGGTAGTATTCCGGTTGATATTGAAGATGACTACGAGATTTGGTTCAACTCCATAACCGGTGAATATCATCTTATTCCGATAAATCTTTCCCAATCCTAA